The DNA window TTCTTCCGCTGTAGCGTATCGATGATGCTGAACGCTATCTGCACCGAGCGGATCGTCCGACCTGTTTCCCGTTGTGATTCCATATCTTAATAATTGATTCTATCCTAATAAAATTGTTCCCGCTACGGGAACTACGGCTACGAGTGAACATAACGGAGGTCCGGGAGCGGTGACGCGCTGCTGGGACGTACGCGCCGATATCGAATCAGGTGACGGCGATCCGGATGAGCCAGTACGGTTCGCGAGAAAAGAATCCGTGAGTATTTGATCACCGTCGGCGCCTTCGAGCGCTACCCGACGACATTACACAGGGTGTCCCGGTTCTCGATACGGTTTCGTCTCCGAACGGGTGCTTCGATTTCATCCCAACGGGTAGTAGACCCTACTAGAGGCAGTTGGATTACGGATGCATGATAGTAAAGTACCTGGGTCTACACCGGCTATCGGGAACCGGTCCGTGATACAAGCGTCGGCGATTCCTTCCTGTCCCAATTCGTTCGTTGGTCCGGATAGCACCGGGAATTAATTCGGAAAACCGGTGCGAATCCGCTGCGGCAGACCGATTCGATCGGACGTGCGTTCGGGAGGAACGAATGATACCCAGACGCTCGTAGGTGTGAAATGAACTTACTATAACATTTCTTTCATTTGTGTCTCTAAAATTCCCCGAGATACGCAATTAGCACTGCGTGCATTCTTTTTCCTCCGTTTGATCGACGAACCCGTTTGTCCCTTGAGAATTCTCGTCATGTTCGTTATATGGTTGTGTTACGTTCTCTCGCGCTGTTTCACGCATCTCGGGGATAATCCCCGCCGTTGCTAGCGACCAATTATATTATAATCGTACTACTGTAAATACAATTACAGCAGTACGCTTGTAACGATTAGCGAAGGGGGAACAGACCGACAGTAAAATTTTCAGTTCGGATTCCGATTCGAAACACGGTCGGTGAGACGGGGAACAGGAGAACAACCGGAGTTCCGCGACCGAACTGTGAATTACGACTTTAGTGTGGCCGTTCAGCGACGCTACCGCTTTGTCCGACCGACGATCAATGGGCTCGAGCGTTATCCGGTCGACTCGGGCGTCAACGCTCCGGGTTTGCCGAGCGTCTTGAGGGGGATCGTCGTCGATCACTGGCGACGACGATCGACTGCCGATCGGGCGAGTTTCCGTGTCTCCAGTCCTACGGGTTCGCCGGCCTTGGCGGACTCGTTGATCGCCTCGACGAGTTCGACAGCTTCGCGCGCCTCGGTCCCCCCGTGAGGTACTCGGCGTCGACGACCGGACTACAAGAACCGAGCCGTCAACCGGCGGTCGCGTAGCCTCTGGATACGCGGTCGGCCGCTCCGTCCGCCGTCCCGCTTTTCTCGCTGAACCGACCCTCGGCTCTCCGCACCGTTGGACCGTTCCGCGCGGACTCCGACGCGACTAATTCGTCGTCGAGAACTTCGTCGTCGAGAACTTCGGCGGCGCCGGGCGTTCGGTCGGGACTGGAACGGGACACCGCTCGATTTCCGTCGCCACGTATTTCTAAGTAGTTGTAACAATGATCACGGGTATGACGACGGACGACGATTTACCGGTAACACTCGACAGCTTTCGCGACCCCCCTGCGAGCGAGTACGGCAACGTTCCGTTCTGGTGGTGGGACGGCGATCGACTGAGCGAGGAGCGGATAACCGATCAGCTCGAGACGCTAAAGGAGCGTGGGGTCGAGGCGGTCTGTTTCGAGCAGAAGTTCCCCCACGGACCGCCGCAGGGGCCGCAGACGCCGTACTTCACGGAGGAGTGGTGGGAGTACATGGAACACGCGGTCAGCGAGTGCGATCGCCTCGGGATGTCGCTGTGGATCCACGATCTGACCTACCACCACAGTCCGCCGAACTGGAAGCGGTACTGGCAGTCGTATCTCGAGGACGAAATCGACGAGCACCCCGAGTTCCAAGGACATGTCCTCGATCGTGCTGGCCAGGAGGTCGAACCCGGCGAGACTGCGACGCTCGAGCTCCCGGAAGAGTTCATGCCGGTTTCGGTCGCCGCGTATCCGGTTGCGGACGACGGGACGCTGTCGATCGACGAAGCCGTCGAACTCGACGTCGACGCGGCGCGCAAGTCGGACCGGGAGCGGACCGTGGAGTGGACTGCACCCGACGGCGACGATCGAGAGTGGCACGTCGCTGCTGTCGGTTACCGGCCGGAGGGACTGTGTCGGACGACCCGGGATGTCGTCGATCGAATTATCGAACTCCACTATGAGGAGTACGTCGACCGGCTCGGCGACGCCCTAGGCGACCCGATCGTTGGGACGTTCCAGGACGAGCTGTACATCCTCCGGGGAACGATACCCTGCGACGCTCGACTCCTCGCTCGCTACCGAGCCGAGTGGGGCGAGGAACCGACGTCGCAGCTGATCGCGCTGTTCGAGGACTGCGGTCCCGAAACTCGGGCGATCCGCGCGCGGTACCACGACGTCGTCGTAACAATGCTTGAGGAGAACTGGTTCCAACCGCTCTACGAGTGGCACGAGCGCCGGGGACTTCGGTTCGCCCATGACAACTGGGGGCGCAACGATCTCACCGAGCACGCCTCCGAGTACGGCGATTACGTCCGGACGATGCGGTGGTTCCAGGAGCCCGGGTACGACGACGGCGGCGCCTTTGATGGCGTCGGCACGCGCAACTTCTTTGATGGCAAGCTGGCGGCGTCGATCGCGGCCTGTTACAACCGCGATCGGGTCTGGGGCGAGTTGCTGCACACTACGGGCTGGGGCTTTCCGCTCGACCTCCACTTCGCGGCGATCGCAGAAAACGCCTGCTACGGGCTCAATCGGTACAACAAACACGGGCTCTACTACGCGACCCTCGGCGGCTGGTACGAGCATGCGCCGCCGGATACGCACTTCCGCCAGCCCTACTGGGAGCAGGCCGACGCGTTCAACGACGCCGTCACACGGCTCATGTACCTGTGCAGCCGGGGCGATCCCGTTGTCGATATCGCGATGCTGTACCCGATCACGTCCGTCCAGTCGCATCGACTGGCTGGCGACGAGCCGGACGTCGACGGGCCAGGTGGACACCACCGGGTCGAGTTCGAATCCGAGGCGGACACGATCGACCAGCGGACGCGCGAAATCGCCGAGCGGATCTACACCGACGTCGCGGACCTTCTCTTCGTCGATCCCGAGACGATCGACGACGGCGGCGTCTCTGACGGCCGGCTCACGTTCGCCGGTCAGGAGGCCGAGGCGTTCGTCATCGGTCCGACCACCACTGTCCGGCGAAGCGTCCTCGAGACGGCCGCGGAACTCGTCGAGGACGGCGGTGTCGTCGTCTCGATCGGCCGCCTTCCGACGGCGACCGTCGAGGGCGGGGCAGATGACCAACGCCTCGAGCCGCTGCTCGAGCGGATATTCGGCGACGGACTCCAGCGTTGGCGAGACGGCGCTGACGAGGCTCCAATCGTCGTGGAGCGCGAGGGTGGCGGCGTCGGGATCCTCGCTGCCGACGTCACGTTGGACGGTTCGAGTTCGACCTACGAGGTCGCGGATGATCTCACCTCCGTTCTCGACCGGCACGTCGATCGGGACGTCCGCACGTCGGCGGACGTGTACCACACCCACCGTCGGGCCGGCGACCGAGATATCTACCTCCTGTTGAACACCCGCGACGAGTCACGGACCGAGCGGATCGATCTTCGAGCGACCGGACGGATCGAGCGGTGGGACGTGCAATCCGGCGACGTCGAGCCGATCTTCCCCGTCGAACGGGCCGACGGGTACGCGTCGCTCGAGCTCGAGTTCGCCCCCCACGAGTTCCACCTGCTCGTCGTCGACGACGAGCGGGATGTCGACGCGGTCGTCGCGGACACGTCGCTGACTACTGTCGAGCGGGTCGATACCGACGCAACGGACGACGACCGGGTCGTCGTCGAGGGACGGACCGCGAACTCGGGGCGCGACGACGCGACGCTCGTCGTGGACGGCCGGCGCTACGCCGGCGCGAGCGACCCCGCGACGGTTCCCGATACAATCCCGCTCGAGGAGGACTGGACGTTCGAAGTGGAGCCGACGCTGTCCAACGAGTGGGGCGATCACCGGTACCCCGCGAGCGACGAGACGATCGGCGTCGAAGTGCGCGAGTTCGAGCATCGGACCGAAGACAACGACGAAGACGGGCTCGAGGAGGGGTGGACCGATCCCGACCTCGAAACTGGAACGGCCGACTGGCGGAGGGTGCGCTGGTCGTACGGCCAGTACCTGTGGCGACGGATCGCCGACGCCGACGCGGCTGACGTGGCATCACCGGAAGCGGCCCCCGACGACTGGGAGCCGTACGAGTTCTCGACGCTGACCGGGAAGCCGGGTACGCACCCGGACGATCACGGCTTCGACGGGATCGTTTCC is part of the Halopiger aswanensis genome and encodes:
- a CDS encoding glycosyl hydrolase, with the translated sequence MTTDDDLPVTLDSFRDPPASEYGNVPFWWWDGDRLSEERITDQLETLKERGVEAVCFEQKFPHGPPQGPQTPYFTEEWWEYMEHAVSECDRLGMSLWIHDLTYHHSPPNWKRYWQSYLEDEIDEHPEFQGHVLDRAGQEVEPGETATLELPEEFMPVSVAAYPVADDGTLSIDEAVELDVDAARKSDRERTVEWTAPDGDDREWHVAAVGYRPEGLCRTTRDVVDRIIELHYEEYVDRLGDALGDPIVGTFQDELYILRGTIPCDARLLARYRAEWGEEPTSQLIALFEDCGPETRAIRARYHDVVVTMLEENWFQPLYEWHERRGLRFAHDNWGRNDLTEHASEYGDYVRTMRWFQEPGYDDGGAFDGVGTRNFFDGKLAASIAACYNRDRVWGELLHTTGWGFPLDLHFAAIAENACYGLNRYNKHGLYYATLGGWYEHAPPDTHFRQPYWEQADAFNDAVTRLMYLCSRGDPVVDIAMLYPITSVQSHRLAGDEPDVDGPGGHHRVEFESEADTIDQRTREIAERIYTDVADLLFVDPETIDDGGVSDGRLTFAGQEAEAFVIGPTTTVRRSVLETAAELVEDGGVVVSIGRLPTATVEGGADDQRLEPLLERIFGDGLQRWRDGADEAPIVVEREGGGVGILAADVTLDGSSSTYEVADDLTSVLDRHVDRDVRTSADVYHTHRRAGDRDIYLLLNTRDESRTERIDLRATGRIERWDVQSGDVEPIFPVERADGYASLELEFAPHEFHLLVVDDERDVDAVVADTSLTTVERVDTDATDDDRVVVEGRTANSGRDDATLVVDGRRYAGASDPATVPDTIPLEEDWTFEVEPTLSNEWGDHRYPASDETIGVEVREFEHRTEDNDEDGLEEGWTDPDLETGTADWRRVRWSYGQYLWRRIADADAADVASPEAAPDDWEPYEFSTLTGKPGTHPDDHGFDGIVSDDFLVAPDGAAPVHFWTTVRAAGEESVVCHYGTGIEELRIDGEPIAELEPDGDTLELEVSGGTVPVHVVVQPGTETHVAFESPPAEAAERDMSYVPRLRWFNDGSASDDGIIIDAPTYTDDDALPFDARPWADDRVDWFRFEAPVGTTTLTLPVSGAVRVWIDGEEQSIHGDRVSLETPLSAPAEVAVRSVDNTNAYGGARWTGPVRVDMETTRVDTGDWCELGLRDYSGVGVYRKTVSTPEFDSDDRVVLDLGDVGVSAAVRVDGEPVGTAFAAPYEIDVTDAASPGDVEIEIRVANTVANHFATETPTRYVYEGQRRSGLFGPVELRVERGVSIALETGDSTDS